The following DNA comes from Bryobacteraceae bacterium.
CTTCGCCTGGTACTCAGGGCTCTTCAGGGTAGTGAGCACCTCGGGATTCACGGAGCGGGTGAAGAATGGATCGTCGAGCATCGGGCTCGGCTTGGCGTACACAAAGGTGGAAGCCTCGCGCGTGAAGGTGGCCGCCGCCTGCCAGGCGCCGCGGTTCTTCATGAGGTTGATCAGCTCGTCGTCGACGGGTTTGTCGCGGATGCTATGGACGAGTCCGTCGAGCCCGTATTCGACGAGCTTCTTCGCGTCGGCAAGGTAGAACACGTGAGCCACGGCTTTGATTCCGTGCTTGTGCGCGTTTTCAATGATCGCCTTGCAGAGATCGAGCGGGATCTTCCTTTCCTTGCCCAGGTGGTCGTCCACCCACATTTTCACCACGTCCACTTTCTTCGCGGCGAGTTCCTCAACCGCCGCGGCGACTTCCTCGGGCTTGGAGACTTCGAACGGGACGCCGGCCATGCCGGGCGCCTTCGTCGGGTAGCCGTCCTTGCCCGTGAAGCCGCGATAAGCGGTGAAGATCCGCGTGGTGTCGGGACGGCCGGTGGCGCGCTGCTTTTCGCGGAACTCGAGGATCAACGGCTGGTCCGAGCCCATGCTGATGACGCTGGTGACGCCGTAGCTCGCGTATGTCTTCAACTGCGCCGACAAGTTCTCCGGCGTGTAGTTGGCCGGGTCCTGCACCAGGCCTTTTACGCTGCCGAGGTGCCCGTGGAGATTGATGATGCCGGGCATGATGTACTTGCCGGCGAGATCCGTCCTGGCCGCGCTGGCGGGCACGGGCATCGCGGCCGCCGGCCCTGCGTAGCGGACCCGGCCGTCGACGATCACCAGCCGCGCGTTCGCTAACGGCTCACCGCCGTTGCCGTCGATCAAGGTGGCGCCGTCGAGCACTTTTACCTCCGCGCCCTGGGGCGCGAGCGCCTGGAACGCGGAGTAGTCCTGGCTGGAGCAGGCGGCGAGAAAGGCGATGGCGGCGGCCACCGGAGCGTGTGTAATGCGCATCTCAGGTGGGGATTGTACCAGATGGACGCGCGATGCGTGCGCGGCGCGCGGTTTGATATAAGGGAGTCAACCTGTTTTCTGCATGACCAAGAATGACCGTTTGCCGTTAAGGGGCCCGTGCGGTGTGGCGGCCGCCGCGGCCGTCTTGCTCTTCGCCTCCTGCGGAACCCGCGCTCCCGATTCCGGCGCCCAAGCCCCGCCGGGAAGCGTGGAAGCAGCCGCCCAGCCGACCGTCGTCACCGAAGAGGCGGCCGTGATGGCGATGGCCGACGAAATCAACGTGAGCGCGGAATTCCGGCCGTACCAGGAAATCGAAGTGATGGCGAAGGTCTCCGGGTACGTGAGAGAGATCCATTTCGACGTCGGCGATCATGTGACCGAAGGCGACCTGCTGGCGGTGCTCGAAGCGCCGGAGATGCTGGACGATCTCACGCGGTCCAACGCTTCGGTGGAGCGCGGCCTTGCCGAAGTGAAGCGGGCGCGGGAGGATATCCGGCGCGCCGAGACGGCCCACGAAATCGCGCATCTCAACTTCACGCGGCTGCAAAGCGTCGCCAAATCGCGGCCGGGGCTGGTGGCGCAGCACGAAATCGACACCGCGCAAAATCGCGACCTCGTGGCCGAATCGCAGATCTCCTCGGCGCGCGACGCGCTTGCGTCCGCCGAGCAGACGGTGAAGATCCAGCAGGCCGAGGCGGCGAAATCGCAGACGCTCTACAACTACGCGCGAGTGGTGGCGCCGTTCACCGGAACGATTACGCGGCGGTACGTGGATACGGGCGCGATGGTGCAGGCCGGAACGGCTTCCCAGGCCCGGCCCATCGCCAGGCTTTCTCAAACGGGAACGCTGCGGCTGATCCTGCCGATTCCTGAATCGGTGATCCCGCGGCTGCGCGTGGGGACTCCGGTGGAAGTGCGCGTGGGATCGCTGAACCGGACCTTCCGCGGGCGCGTGGCGCGCAGTACGGGCCGGATCGTATCGGCGACGCGAACCATGGAGACCGAGGTCGATGTGCCGAACCCGACCGGCGAACTGGTTCCGGGCATGTACGCGGACGCGCGGCTGAAGCTCGAAGAACGGCGCGTTTTGTCGGTGCCGCTGACGGCGGTGGACACGACGGGCGACCAGAGCACCGTGATGGTGGTCCGCTCCAACGGCACTGTCGAACGGCGCCAGATCGTTGCCGGCCTCGAAACCGGCGACCGCCTGGAAGTGCTCTCCGGCCTGGCCGACGGGGACCTCGTGGTGGTCTCCGGCCGCGGCCAACTGGAGCAGGGCCAGCACGTGGCCGTTCGCAAAGCGGGGGCGCAACTCTAGTGTGGCGTTTCGCGATCCGCGCGCCGCATTTCATCATCGTCTGCTGCCTGATCATTTCCGTGATCGGCGTCACCGTGGTGGCGCGGATGCCGGTGGACATGTTCCCGGAGATCAAGATCCCGGTCGTCGTGGTGGCCACGTTCTTCAACGGCATGGCGCCGGAACAGATCGAGGCCGACATTACCGGACGCTACGAGCGGTTCTTCACGCTCGCCAGCGGGATCGAACATATTGAATCGCGCTCGCTGCCCGGCGTGAGCCTGATCAAGATCTACTTTCAGCCGGGCGTGGACGCGGACACGGCCGTTTCCACGGTTTCGAACCTCTCGGTGGCGAACCTGCGGCGCCTGCCCCAGGGGACGCTGCCGCCGGTGGTGCTCAAGATGGACGCCTCGGCGACGCCGGTGTGCCTGATCGCGCTCGGCGGCGAGGGTTTGAGCGAGGCCCGCCTTCGCGACATTGCCCGCTACGCGGTGCGCAACCAGATCGCCACGGTGCCCGGAACGTCTGTGCCGCAGCCGTTCGGCGGCAAGTACCGCCAGATCATGATCTATACGGACCCGATGAAGCTCGAGGCGCACGGGCTCTCGTTGATGGACGTGGTGCGGACGGTGAACGAAGCGAATCTGATCCTGCCGGGCGGCAGCGTGTCGATCGGGTCCCGCGACTACAGCGTCTACACCAACAGCCAATTGGACAGCGTGGACGAAATGAACCAGATCCCGTTGCGGATGCTGAACGGCGCGCCGGTTCGGGTGGCGGATATCGGGGAGGCGAAGGACGCCGCGCAGATCCAGACGAGCATCGTGCGGGTGGACGGCGCGCGTTCCGTGTACACGCCGGTGCTTCGGCAGGGCGGCGACTCGAACACGATCGCCATCGTCGACGGCGTGCGCGACGTGATGGGCCGGCTGCTCGACGTGCCGGCGACGCTGAAGGCGAGCGTCGTCTTCGATCAGTCGCGCTTCATCAAGACCGCCATCGAAACGCTGATCCACGAAGGTGTGCTCGGGCTGCTGCTCACTTCGGTGATGATCCTGATCTTCCTCGGCAGCTTCCGTTCGACGCTCGCGGTGTTCTTCTCGATTCCGCTCTCGGTGCTGGCGACTTTCATCTGCCTGAGCGCGATCGGCGGCACGGTGAACAGCATGGTGCTGGCCGGACTGGCGCTTGCGTTCTCGCGGCTGATCGACAACTCGGTGGTGGTGCTCGAGAACATCCATCGCCACCTGGAAATGGGAGAGCCGCCCACGGAAGCGGCGGTGGTGGGCGCGGGCGAAGTTGCGCTCCCCGTGCTGGCGGCGACGCTGACCACGGTGGTCGTCTTTTTCCCGGTGACGTTTCTTTTCGGCGTGAGCCGGTTTCTCTTCACCGCCCTCGCGCTCGCCGTCGCGCTGGCGATGTTCGCTAGCTACGTGGTGGCGCTGACGGTGGTGCCGCTCTACTGCGCGCGATTCCTGCGGGCGCATGCGGCGGCCAGGCACCCGGAAGTGGGCGGCGGATTCAGCCACTGGTTCAACCGGAAGTTCGAGCGCTTCCTCGACGGCTACGAGTTTCTTGTGCGCGGCGCGCTCCGCTGGCCGGTGGTGACGATCGGGGCGATCCTGGTCGCGTGCTGCGCGAGCATCGTTACGCTTCCCGGCCTCGGCATCGCCTTCTTCCCCCGCACCGACGCCGGCCAGTTCATCGTCAACCTCAAGGCGCCGTCGGGCACTCCCATTGACTCGATGGAGGCGCTCGTGGCGAGGGCGGAAGACATCATCCGTAAGGAGATCCCGGCCAAAGACCTGGAGAAAGTGGTTTCCAACATCGGCGTCACCCCCGGTTTTTCCTCCATCTACACGAGCAATTCCGCGCCCCACACCGCGTTTCTCCAGGTGAGCCTCAACGAGGAGCATGAAACGAGCAGCTTCGAGTACATGGAAAGGATCCGCCGGCGGCTCGCGTCGGAGATGCCGCTGCTCACGGCCTTCTTCCGTTCCGGCGGCATGGTGGACGCCGTGCTCAACCTCGGCATGCCCGCCCCGATCGACGTTCAGGTGAGCGGATCGAATCTCGAAAAGGACTACGAAATCGCGGTGCAACTCGCCTCGCAGATCCGCACGCTGCGCGGCGTGAGCGACGTCTACATTCCGCAGGACGTCGACTACCCGGCGCTTCAGGTGAACGTGGACCGCCTGCGGGCGAGCAAGCTCGGGCTCAACGCCAAGGAAGTGATTCAGAACCTGATTACGGCGCTGACGTCGAACCAGATGATCGCGCCCAGCTACTGGGTGGACCCGCGCAGCGGCGACGACTACATGGTGACCGTGCAGTATCCCGAGCGCCAGGTGACCAACCTCCGCGACTTTCGCGCCATTCCGATCCGTTCGGCCTCGGCGCCGCTGCCGGCCCGCCTCGACGCCGTCACCAATATCACCCGGTTCCAGGCGCCGACCGAGGTCGACCGATACCAGTTCCGCCGCGTGATCGACGTGTACGTGCAGCCTTCGGGCGAAGACCTGGGCCGGCTGGCCGAATCGATCGACGCAATCGTGGCTAAAACAAAAGTGCCCAACAACGTTCGAATCGATTTGCGGGGGATGGTGCAGGGCATGCGCCAGTCTTTCACGGCCTTCGGTTTCGGGCTCACGCTTTCGGTGCTGCTGCTCTACCTGATCCTGGTGGCGCAGTTCCGCTCTTTCGCCGATCCCATACTCATCCTGCTGGCCGTTCCGCCGGGCCTTGCCGGCGTGCTCGTGACGCTCACCGCCACCGGCACGACGCTCAACGTCATGTCGCTGATGGGCGTGGTGATGCTGGTGGGCATCGTCGCCTCGAACAGCATCCTCATCGTCGAGTTCGCCAACCAGCTCCGGCTGCAGATCGCGTCGGACACGATGGACGCGATCGTCAGCGCCTGCCGCATCCGGCTGCGCCCGGTGCTGATGACCTCGTTCGCCACGCTGGTCGGCCTGCTGCCGATGGCCCTGAAGCTTGGATCCGGCAGCGAGGCCTACGCGCCGCTGGCCCGGGCCATCCTCGGCGGACTCACCCTCTCGCTGATCACCACCGTCTTCCTGGTGCCGGCCGCGTATCTGCTGCTCTACCGGCGCCGGGCGTAAGGAGCGTTTTCATTGCGTCGTTTCATTGCCTGGATACTCGTTTGCGCCGCTCCGGCGGCGGCCGCGGACCCGCTGACGCTCGAGCAGGCCGTCGCCATCGCGCTCCGTTCGCACCCCCGCATCGCCGCCGACACGGCGCTATCGGAAGCCGCGGCGGCGAACGTGAATGAAGTCCGCGCCGGGCTCTATCCCACGGTGGGCGCTCACGTGGCCGGTGTGGGCGCCGTG
Coding sequences within:
- a CDS encoding efflux RND transporter permease subunit, with the translated sequence MWRFAIRAPHFIIVCCLIISVIGVTVVARMPVDMFPEIKIPVVVVATFFNGMAPEQIEADITGRYERFFTLASGIEHIESRSLPGVSLIKIYFQPGVDADTAVSTVSNLSVANLRRLPQGTLPPVVLKMDASATPVCLIALGGEGLSEARLRDIARYAVRNQIATVPGTSVPQPFGGKYRQIMIYTDPMKLEAHGLSLMDVVRTVNEANLILPGGSVSIGSRDYSVYTNSQLDSVDEMNQIPLRMLNGAPVRVADIGEAKDAAQIQTSIVRVDGARSVYTPVLRQGGDSNTIAIVDGVRDVMGRLLDVPATLKASVVFDQSRFIKTAIETLIHEGVLGLLLTSVMILIFLGSFRSTLAVFFSIPLSVLATFICLSAIGGTVNSMVLAGLALAFSRLIDNSVVVLENIHRHLEMGEPPTEAAVVGAGEVALPVLAATLTTVVVFFPVTFLFGVSRFLFTALALAVALAMFASYVVALTVVPLYCARFLRAHAAARHPEVGGGFSHWFNRKFERFLDGYEFLVRGALRWPVVTIGAILVACCASIVTLPGLGIAFFPRTDAGQFIVNLKAPSGTPIDSMEALVARAEDIIRKEIPAKDLEKVVSNIGVTPGFSSIYTSNSAPHTAFLQVSLNEEHETSSFEYMERIRRRLASEMPLLTAFFRSGGMVDAVLNLGMPAPIDVQVSGSNLEKDYEIAVQLASQIRTLRGVSDVYIPQDVDYPALQVNVDRLRASKLGLNAKEVIQNLITALTSNQMIAPSYWVDPRSGDDYMVTVQYPERQVTNLRDFRAIPIRSASAPLPARLDAVTNITRFQAPTEVDRYQFRRVIDVYVQPSGEDLGRLAESIDAIVAKTKVPNNVRIDLRGMVQGMRQSFTAFGFGLTLSVLLLYLILVAQFRSFADPILILLAVPPGLAGVLVTLTATGTTLNVMSLMGVVMLVGIVASNSILIVEFANQLRLQIASDTMDAIVSACRIRLRPVLMTSFATLVGLLPMALKLGSGSEAYAPLARAILGGLTLSLITTVFLVPAAYLLLYRRRA
- a CDS encoding amidohydrolase family protein, whose protein sequence is MRITHAPVAAAIAFLAACSSQDYSAFQALAPQGAEVKVLDGATLIDGNGGEPLANARLVIVDGRVRYAGPAAAMPVPASAARTDLAGKYIMPGIINLHGHLGSVKGLVQDPANYTPENLSAQLKTYASYGVTSVISMGSDQPLILEFREKQRATGRPDTTRIFTAYRGFTGKDGYPTKAPGMAGVPFEVSKPEEVAAAVEELAAKKVDVVKMWVDDHLGKERKIPLDLCKAIIENAHKHGIKAVAHVFYLADAKKLVEYGLDGLVHSIRDKPVDDELINLMKNRGAWQAAATFTREASTFVYAKPSPMLDDPFFTRSVNPEVLTTLKSPEYQAKAAASPDTKVFPGFLKTAQENLKKLVEAGVKHGFGTDTGPPARFSGYFEHWEMELMAEAGLTPQQIIQSFSKNAAEFLGATKDLGTIEAGHWADLIVLDANPLADIKNSRTINAVYIGGNKVQ
- a CDS encoding efflux RND transporter periplasmic adaptor subunit, with protein sequence MTKNDRLPLRGPCGVAAAAAVLLFASCGTRAPDSGAQAPPGSVEAAAQPTVVTEEAAVMAMADEINVSAEFRPYQEIEVMAKVSGYVREIHFDVGDHVTEGDLLAVLEAPEMLDDLTRSNASVERGLAEVKRAREDIRRAETAHEIAHLNFTRLQSVAKSRPGLVAQHEIDTAQNRDLVAESQISSARDALASAEQTVKIQQAEAAKSQTLYNYARVVAPFTGTITRRYVDTGAMVQAGTASQARPIARLSQTGTLRLILPIPESVIPRLRVGTPVEVRVGSLNRTFRGRVARSTGRIVSATRTMETEVDVPNPTGELVPGMYADARLKLEERRVLSVPLTAVDTTGDQSTVMVVRSNGTVERRQIVAGLETGDRLEVLSGLADGDLVVVSGRGQLEQGQHVAVRKAGAQL